The following nucleotide sequence is from Arvicola amphibius chromosome 1, mArvAmp1.2, whole genome shotgun sequence.
CAGCCAAGGTAGAGAATTGAGAAGAAAATGGCCAGTAGTCAATGCAGGGGATAATATGGTACAAATGCTTTGGAAAATTGTTTGACAGTTTCTTCTAAAAGCACAGCATAACATTTTCCCATGTCATGGAGTCTACAGAGGAAATGGGCACATCTGTTCCTTGCTTGACACATATAGGAGCGCTGATAACTGCATACCAGAAGGAACTTACATTTCCACTAGTCAGAAACCAATAAATACATAACGAGACATTCATACAGTAGAAAATTTCTATGGGACACTTCATAACATAACATGGAACAAACGGAGCAATGAGcacttacatataaataaagatcTCAGAGGTAAGGGGAGGTGACAGAAAGACTACATCAGTTGTTATTCCCCAGGGCAGTCACCAGCTGGCAAAGGTCACCATGTCAGCGGGTCACTTCCTGTTGTGGTAGAGAGAAGCTCTGACTTGCAGTGAGAatgcttatgtgcatgtgtttgagtaTGGAATTTCATTAGGATGTGCACTAAAGGCAAGTCTAAGTAACGATTTGGGAAGAAAACTGAAGAGCCTGCGATGTACTGAATATATACCTATCTGAAGGAGAAATACAAAGGGTTGGCAACATATGAAAAAATCTTTGTcatcatttcccttcagaaaatcacaaatctaaactacTAGATATCATCTCACTCCGATTAAAACAGCTATCACACTGGGCCCAGGCTGTCTGCGCTGCGATTGGCTGGCGCCTCCGGGCTCAATTTGAAACTTGGCGGTTAAACCTCCAGTTGAGTTGGAACAGGGCGCTAGGGAAGATCCCGGAAAGAGACGTTTAGCTCGACAACGCAGTGTTGAGACTGACATACCTTTATGCAGTGGCTGAGTGTGAGTGACAGGAGGCGGTGATCTCGCTGGGAGGGAGGCTGCCTGCCGAATTCCCAGGTCCCCTAAGGCCTCAGGGCCTTCCCACTCCTGCCAGTCTCCGGAGCCCCCTCAGAGAGCAGGCTTCACTGGGGCGCGTGGACGCCTACTGAGCTGCTACCATGAAAGAAGAGGTGAAGGGAATTCCTGTGAGGGTTGCACTGCGTTGTCGCCCCCTGGTCTCCAAAGAGATCAGTGAGGGCTGCCAGATGTGCCTGTCCTTTGTGCCCGGAGAGCCTCAGGTGGTGGTTGGTAATGATAAATCATTTACTTACGATTTTGTGTTTGACCCCTCTACTGAGCAGGAAGAGGTATTTAATATAGCAGTAGCTCCACTCATAAAAGGCATATTTAAAGGATACAATGCAACTGTCCTGGCCTATGGGCAGACTGGTTCTGGAAAAACCTATTCAATGGGAGGTGTGTACACTGCGGAGCAAGAACACGAATCAACTATTGGGGTCATTCCCAGGGTAATACAACTTCTCttcaaagaaattaataaaaagagtgACTTTGAATTTACTCTGAAAGTGTCTTACTTGGAGATTTACAATGAAGAAATTTTGGACCTTCTATGTCCATCTCATGAGAAAACGCATATAAATATCCGGGAGGATCCAAAGGAAGGCATAAAGCTTGTGGGACTCACGGAGAAGACTGTGCTAGTTGCCTCGGATACTGTTGACTGTCTAGAGCAGGGTAACAACTCCAGGACTGTGGCCTCCACGGCTATGAATTCCCAGTCGTCTCGATCTCATGCCATCTTTACCATCTCcgtggaacaaagaaagaaaaatgacaagaacAGCAGTTTTCGTTCCAAGCTGCATCTTGTAGACCTTGCTGGATCcgagagacagaagaaaaccaaggcAGAGGGAGATCGTCTGAGAGAGGGTATTAACATTAACCGGGGCCTCCTGTGCTTGGGAAATGTAATCAGTGCTCTTGGAGATGACAAAAGGGGTAGCTTTGTGCCTTACAGAGATTCCAAGCTGACTCGTCTGCTTCAAGATTCTCTAGGAGGCAATAGCCATACGCTTATGATAGCCTGTGTGAGTCCTGCCGATTCTAATCTAGAGGAAACATTAAATACCCTTCGCTATGCTGACAGAGcaagaaaaatcaagaacaaacCTATTGTTAATATTGATCCCCAGGCAGCGGAACTTAATCATCTTAAGCAACAGGTCCAACAACTGCAGGTCTTGTTGCTACAAGCCCATGGAGGTACCTTGCCTGGAAGCACCAATATGGAACCGTCAGAAAATCTGCAGTCCCTGATGGAGAAGAATCAATCTTTGGTAGAAGAGAATGAAAAATTAAGTCGTGGTCTgagtgaggcagctggtcagaCAGCCCAGATGTTAGAGAGAATCATTTTGACTGAGCaagcaaatgagaaaatgaacGCCAAGCTAGAACAACTCAGGCAGCATGCAGCCTGTAAAGTGGATCTTCAAAAGCTGGTGGAGACATTGGAAGACcaggaattaaaagaaaacatagagaTAATATGCAACCTGCAACAAGTGATTATTCAGCTGTCTAATGAAGCTGTTGCTTGCATGACTGCAACCTTTGACGCTGCAGTAGAAGCAGACGCTCAAGTGGAAATCAGTCCAGATACCAGCAGGTCTTCTACTGCTTTCAGCACTCAACATGCTCTTCGTCAAGCTCAGATGTCCAAGGAGCTGATTGAGTTGAATAAAGAACTTGCATTGAAAGAGGCACTAGCTAAAAAGATGACTCAGAATGGTAGCCAACTACAGCCCATTCACTTCCTGTACAAGGATAACATTAAAAATCTAGAGTCAGAAGTCCTCAGtctacagaaggaaaaggaagaattgGTTCTTGAACTTCAATTAACAAAGAAGGATGCCAACCAAGCCAAGTTGAGTGAGCGCCGTCGCAAACGTCTCCAAGAGCTAGAGGGTCAAATAGCtgatttgaaaaagaaactgCAGGAACAGTCCAAACTTCT
It contains:
- the LOC119816349 gene encoding LOW QUALITY PROTEIN: chromosome-associated kinesin KIF4-like (The sequence of the model RefSeq protein was modified relative to this genomic sequence to represent the inferred CDS: deleted 1 base in 1 codon) — protein: MKEEVKGIPVRVALRCRPLVSKEISEGCQMCLSFVPGEPQVVVGNDKSFTYDFVFDPSTEQEEVFNIAVAPLIKGIFKGYNATVLAYGQTGSGKTYSMGGVYTAEQEHESTIGVIPRVIQLLFKEINKKSDFEFTLKVSYLEIYNEEILDLLCPSHEKTHINIREDPKEGIKLVGLTEKTVLVASDTVDCLEQGNNSRTVASTAMNSQSSRSHAIFTISVEQRKKNDKNSSFRSKLHLVDLAGSERQKKTKAEGDRLREGININRGLLCLGNVISALGDDKRGSFVPYRDSKLTRLLQDSLGGNSHTLMIACVSPADSNLEETLNTLRYADRARKIKNKPIVNIDPQAAELNHLKQQVQQLQVLLLQAHGGTLPGSTNMEPSENLQSLMEKNQSLVEENEKLSRGLSEAAGQTAQMLERIILTEQANEKMNAKLEQLRQHAACKVDLQKLVETLEDQELKENIEIICNLQQVIIQLSNEAVACMTATFDAAVEADAQVEISPDTSRSSTAFSTQHALRQAQMSKELIELNKELALKEALAKKMTQNGSQLQPIHFLYKDNIKNLESEVLSLQKEKEELVLELQLTKKDANQAKLSERRRKRLQELEGQIADLKKKLQEQSKLLKLKESTEYTVSKLNQEIRMMKNQRVQLMRQMKEDAEKFRQWKQQKDKEVIKLKERDRKRQYELLKLERNFQKQSTVLRRKTEEAAAAHKRLKDALLKQKEVADKRKETHSRGMEGTAAHMKNWLGNEIEVMVSTEEAKRHLNDLLEDRKILAQDVAQLKEKKQSEENPPPKLRRHTFSRDEVRRQDSETEDCIAKKIESRETELELRNAQIADLQQKLLDAESEDRPRKRWENIATIPEAKCAIRYLIGELVSSKIQVSKVESSLKESQANCTDMQKMLFEERNHLTEMETELKAELIKVEQQNQEKVLYLLSQLQQCQMAEKQLEEPASKKKQQLLNTLKWQDEELRKMQEVCEQNQQLLQENNAIKQKLTLLQVASKQKPRLMKSILQSPDSSFEYIPPKPKPCRIKGKRPEESLDIEELQYYSEHSATEPENDSDDCADEEWIPTKLVKVSRKNTQGCSCKGWCGNKQCGCRKQRSDCNVACSCDPTKCRNRQQSQDNLDTTESTQDSESSFKLEDPTEVTSGLSFFNPVCTTPSSKILKELYDADQVLLDRPAFVPSSEHPEPRPSEAQENKVTSEKKKRALASNTSFFSGCSPIQEESH